Below is a window of Zygosaccharomyces rouxii strain CBS732 chromosome C complete sequence DNA.
TAGCGGAAGTAGCACGCATTTGTAATTAAAGTACTGCTAGTAGCAGAAATAGGCACGGAAACGGTGATCACAAGCATTCACAACGTGGTTGTACTCCGTTCAGGCCCGATGAATTGCAGCAACGTGGTAAGGGAAGATGTTCACTATGTCACAGGTTATGACGTTGTGGCGGGATTGGGAGAAAATGGAGTTCGTATGTTGGTATATTTTTATGTATGGATGTGCATCACCGCGCACGGCGCGGTTATTACTGGGGATCTTCAAACGGGCTAGTTGGTCTGCTTTCTTCCGTACGAGTAGGAGGCTCCGGTCCTGCTACGTCTAATACGAAACTACCACTTCCTGCGTCACTCTGctgatcttgatcttgatcttcGTCCTGGTATTGATCATGTTCTTGATGCCCCTCATATGGTATCTGGGAATCTGTATTCGGTAATTCTTCACCCTCTGGTGTTTCTTCAATCTGTACTAGTTTTGGCTTGGCTCTTATAGCGGTTGTCAAATCTCGAGGTTCAGGTTCGGCATTAGTAGCTGTGTTGGCGGTTGTGTTTGGATCAGGAACTGCATCTGTGTTAGGAACAGGAGCAGGGTTGGCATTCAAACTCAAGTTACTGTTTCTATTCGCAACTGCTGGTGAATGCATCGACGCGTCATCAGGTCCCAGAATGGATGATCCTAGTGTAATATGAGATCTCACATCGCTGTTACCTAGACGTGAACCGCCTGGTGGTCTACTTGTAACACCGGGAATATAAGCGATTGGTAGAATATTACTTGCCTTTGTATGAGTTGTGACAGTACTGTTTCTAGTACTGCTGCGAGCGTCTGATGATTTATGCGGTAGCTCTGCGACTGCATCgttcatttcatcttcacttgCACCGTGATCATTTTCGctatcatcttcactatcactatcatcgtcatcaaaGTCAGCATCTTCACCAAACATTTCTCTTGATTCGGCTAGTctatctttcttctctctGAGAATTCTCTTCCAGTAACGATGATACAACCACAACAGTAGTAAGGCAACACCGAAGACAACACCACCGACAACACCACCGACTACACCaccaacaattttaccGCTGTTAGAATGATGTTGTGACTGTGTTGAATTATTTAGCGAAGATCCGCTCTTCTTTTGACAGTATGTTTTGGGACAGGAATGGCATGTTAGCTCTGTCATTACACAGTTCTCATCGGGTCCACATGTTGGACATGGTGCAGCTTGCGGGCAGCTTACACAACCATCATCTCTACGAAGTATGGAAAGTCGCATCTCTTTAATTCTATCCCGTCTTTTGTTTGTTTGCGATGGTGAAGTTTAGTTTACAATTGTCGTAGTGATGATATAAAGAGGTTCGCCTTTTCTCGCGTTTTATATaacttcttttctcttcaaCATATAAAGAATGTAGCGATGATCATCGACACGAATCAATACAGCAGTGAACAGCTACCAAAGAGTGGTGAAGAATTATGGGCAGCTGCAGATgccatttcaaaagagGTTAATCGTAGTTGGAAAAAGGGTAAACTTTACAAGTTTAacaaaggaattgaagTTCAAACCTACAGTACAACGAAGAAGGGTGAACAATGGCTATGTCGTGTTTCCAAGCATAACTTAACCAAACAGCAATATTCTAAGGTTTTATACGCCTTATTAGGTGTAGAAGAAGGTCCTGATGGTAAATGGATTATGCCTGAAAGATCCAGGCGTAGTATTATTGAAGCTCAATACATCGACGTTCTGAAAAGGGTTAAcatcgaagaagaagttaaCGGATGGGTTAGAATTAATTCTCAGTATGAATTAGGTGGTCCATTAGCCGCAAGGGACTTTAATCAATGGGTGTACCCAATGGAACCATTTAAGGATGCCAATGGTATTGAAGCATCCCTTGTAGTTTCATTAAGGGCTGATAATGATATTAAACCCGAAGCCAAGGCAAAAGGTCATGTTCCAGCATGGTACGTCAGTGTAGAAAGGTTAGAATACAACTATTCTACCTCTGAATTTACCTGGTTGAATTGTTCGGCAAGCGATGCCGGTGGTAACATTCCTAAATGGTTACAAAGTGCTACCATTGCAAAGACTGTCGCTCAAGATGTTCCAAACTTATTTGATTACTTAGGCATGAATTAAATGTTATCTAATGTTTCGCTCACATACACGCCACTTCGTATTGTATAATTGTAGTTCGTTAATAGATGATTATTGTTTTGTACAATAGTAATTGTTCAGGGTTGAAAttctgaaaaaaaaagattcGACACCAGCAGGATTCGAACTTGCGCGGGCAGAGCCCAAGAGATAACCGAATAAAGAAACATTCGAGTCTCACGCCTTAACCACTCGGCCATAGTGTCATGTAAATCTCAATTTTAATGTTAGAAGGATGCAGAACATAAAATCACAATTAGTTTTGGCATTTCAGTCTCCAAAGACAATACCTTTAAAATAAACTTTTTAATTAGACCCCTTATATAAATAATATCTAAATCATATGCAATGCAAATTTAGTTTTCTTAATCTAGTGGGAACAACCGCAGCCCTTTTCCTTAGTACAGGTACAGTTTTCACCACAGCTGCTACACTGAGGTTTGCTACCACATTGACAGCTCTTGTCACCTGCACAGGTTGAGCCACATTTGTCACCACATTGACAGGAATCCTTACAAGCAGAACATGTATTGTTAACGATTTCACTCAACATTTTTAGTACCTTATTTGTCTTCTATTGATTTTGTTTAGCCGTATAAATGTGCTCAAACTGAAGCAGACAGTAATTGAGCAAATATATAGGTTATAGATCCTTTTTATACTCCTCCGGCGAAAAATGAGGCATATTATTCAAATCCGCAACTGTGTTTGTATGGGTGCGAcagaaaaagaaacgaCTTATGTGTCACAAAATAGTTGACCATCATCTTTATCGTTATCGTtatcataataataataataactaCAGATGATGTTTACGTAAACTATGTCCAGATCCACGCAAACTACGAAAGCTGCGTCCGCGGAAACCTAACATACTAGACGTTGATttagatttcttggattGTGATTGCAGAAGAGGTGGGGTGCTAATCTCGCATGATGACCTGGGACCCTTTACATTGTCTTGGTAATGTGCTGTTACAGGTGCAAGCGCGGGCGTAGGCGCAGGAACCGTGGGACCATGGGTCAGTGCACTGTACTTCAAGTTGTGAGCAATTTGTAGACCTGATGTACTTTCGCTAATAATACTTTCATTACTGCTACTATGGTGGGTTGCTCGAATACCCGTGGTAAGCGAAGCAGTATTATTACCACCGAACAAATATTTGTGTTCGGCCAAGGTCACCGAAGATGAGGGCAATCTGGCATGATCGGAAAAATTACGAGCTTGCACGGTAGAATGCACCCTATGTGGTTGCCTTAAGTTTTGATTGCCCCCCACAATGACCGAGTTCATCACTAGTAATCCTTCAGAATCGCTATCTGTGGTGGTCCATTTTTCgggattttcttttttctcctcattaccaccattacGATGAACCCATTCCTTGAACCAAGTTCTCCATTTGCGATACTTGTGTTGTCTTTGGCTTCCTTGCGTCAGCTGTAGATCTCGTTCCATGGTTTTCTTCAGTTGTGCGCTTACGGTTCTCTCATCAATGGACCCTACAGGACTTGAACCACTTCCAGGGGAAACCATGTGGGATATACGTTGAAGAAAAGTCGCCTTACCTTCAAATCGTGAATCTTCTAAAACCTTTTGCCATCGCACGATATCTTCCTTGGTTCTTTCCTCGATATTATTAACTAATAGACCCATTTGAACACTCTCTTCATTAAGTCGTtgtaattctaaatctaaaCAGTGCGAAGTATTATCATGCTCAAACATGAagtcatcgtcatcgtctTCGCAAGTGCAAGCCAATTGATTCATAGCGAATATTATTTCTTCCTTCCTATATCTATTCTAAAGAATGCATATATAACTTAAAAATCTCGAAGGGAACTATAAATCATTCTCTTTTCCCTTCTTTCATTTATAATTACCGCCTAAATTTTGtgttccattttttttgCTGACGCTGACGCTGACGCTGTCGCTGACGCTGAAAGAGCAAACACATGACCGAAATCTGGAGAAACTGTGTAATACAAGAT
It encodes the following:
- a CDS encoding uncharacterized protein (weakly similar to uniprot|Q06813 Saccharomyces cerevisiae YPR078C); this translates as MNQLACTCEDDDDDFMFEHDNTSHCLDLELQRLNEESVQMGLLVNNIEERTKEDIVRWQKVLEDSRFEGKATFLQRISHMVSPGSGSSPVGSIDERTVSAQLKKTMERDLQLTQGSQRQHKYRKWRTWFKEWVHRNGGNEEKKENPEKWTTTDSDSEGLLVMNSVIVGGNQNLRQPHRVHSTVQARNFSDHARLPSSSVTLAEHKYLFGGNNTASLTTGIRATHHSSSNESIISESTSGLQIAHNLKYSALTHGPTVPAPTPALAPVTAHYQDNVKGPRSSCEISTPPLLQSQSKKSKSTSSMLGFRGRSFRSLRGSGHSLRKHHL
- a CDS encoding uncharacterized protein (conserved hypothetical protein); protein product: MIIDTNQYSSEQLPKSGEELWAAADAISKEVNRSWKKGKLYKFNKGIEVQTYSTTKKGEQWLCRVSKHNLTKQQYSKVLYALLGVEEGPDGKWIMPERSRRSIIEAQYIDVLKRVNIEEEVNGWVRINSQYELGGPLAARDFNQWVYPMEPFKDANGIEASLVVSLRADNDIKPEAKAKGHVPAWYVSVERLEYNYSTSEFTWLNCSASDAGGNIPKWLQSATIAKTVAQDVPNLFDYLGMN
- the OPY2 gene encoding Opy2p (weakly similar to uniprot|Q6B149 Saccharomyces cerevisiae YPR075C OPY2 Protein of unknown function overproduction blocks cell cycle arrest in the presence of mating pheromone) is translated as MRLSILRRDDGCVSCPQAAPCPTCGPDENCVMTELTCHSCPKTYCQKKSGSSLNNSTQSQHHSNSGKIVGGVVGGVVGGVVFGVALLLLWLYHRYWKRILREKKDRLAESREMFGEDADFDDDDSDSEDDSENDHGASEDEMNDAVAELPHKSSDARSSTRNSTVTTHTKASNILPIAYIPGVTSRPPGGSRLGNSDVRSHITLGSSILGPDDASMHSPAVANRNSNLSLNANPAPVPNTDAVPDPNTTANTATNAEPEPRDLTTAIRAKPKLVQIEETPEGEELPNTDSQIPYEGHQEHDQYQDEDQDQDQQSDAGSGSFVLDVAGPEPPTRTEESRPTSPFEDPQ